A window of Hordeum vulgare subsp. vulgare chromosome 5H, MorexV3_pseudomolecules_assembly, whole genome shotgun sequence genomic DNA:
ctgctacacactggttgaagtgatggttcaataacctcatcaagttctaccaccctcccactcaattctttcgagagaaacctttcctcgagaaaggatccgtttctagaaacaaacactttgctttcggatctgagataggagatgtacccaactgttttggatatcctatgaagatgcatttatccgctttgggttcgagcttatcagactgaaactttttcacataagtgtcgaaaccccaaactttcaagaaacgacagtttagatttctctaaacctcagtctatactgtgtcatctcaacggaaatacgcggtgccctatttaaagtgagtgtggttgtctctaatgcataacccataaatgatagtggtaattcgataagagacatcatagtatgcaccataccaaatagtgcgtggctatgacgttcagacacatcatcacactatgatgttccaggtggcatgaactccgaaacaatttccacattgtcttaactgtgtaccaaaactcgtaactcagatattcatttccatgatcatatcgtagacagtttatcctcttgttacgacgaacttcactctgaaacggaattgaacttttcaacattttagacttgtgattcattaagtaaatactcctgtatctactcaaatcatgagtgaagtaagaacataatgatatccactgcgtgcctcggcacccattggactgcatacatcaaaatgtatcacttccaacaagttactatcttatttcatctcaatgaaaacaaggccttgctcatgtggtatgattcgcatgtcactagtgattcgaaatcaggtgagtacaaagatccatcagcatggagcctcttcatgcaatttatactaacatgactccagcggcagtgccacaagtaagtgctactatcatcatcaactcgtatctttcggcaccaatatcatgaacatgtgtaacactacgatcgagattcaataaaccattgaaggtgattattcaagaaaatagagtaaccattattctctttaaatgaataatcgtattgcaataaacatgatccaatcatgttcatgcttaacgcaagcacgaaataacaattatttaggtttaacaccaatcccgatggtagagggagcgtgcaatgtttgatcatatcaatcttggaaacacttccaacacgtatcgtcacctcgcctttagctagtctccgtttatgtcgtagctttcatttcgcgtcactaatcacttagcaaccgaaccggtatccaataccctcgtgctactaggagtactagtaaagtacacatcaacatcatgtatatcaaatacacttctttcgacttttgccagccttcttatctaccaagtatcttgagtttctccgcctcagtgattgttcccctcattacagaagcacttagtctcgggtttgggtttaatcttgggtctcttcattagtgcagcaactgttttgccgtttcacgaagtatcccttctagcccttgcctttcttgaaacttagtggttttacaaaccatcaagtattgatgctccttcttgatttctactttcgcagtgtcaaacatcgcgaatcgctcaaggatcattgtatgtatccttgatatgttatagttcatcacgaagctctcacagcttggtggcagtgactttggagaactatcactatctcatctggaagattaactcccacttgattcaagcgattgtcgtactcagacaatctgagcacatgctcaacgattgagccttttctcctgtgctttgtggacaaagaatcttgttggaggtctcgtacctcttaacaagggcacaagaatgaaatcacaatttcatctctttagaacatcacttatgttccgtgacgttttacaacgttttaggcgccttgcttctaagccattaagtatttttgtactgaactatcgtgtagtcatcagaaacgtgtatgtcggatgttcacagcatccacagacgacgctcgaggtgcagcacaccgagtggtgcattaaggacataagccttctgcgcagcaacgaggacaatcctcggttttacagactcagtctgcgaagtttgctactatcaactttcaactaaattttctctaggaacatataaaacagtagagctatagcgcaagctacatcgtaattcgcaaagaccattagactatgttcatgacaattagttcaattaatcatattacttaagaactcccactcaaaaagtacatctctctagtcatttgagtggtacatgatccacttacactatctcaagtccgatcatcacgtgagtcgagaatagtttcagtggtaagcatctctatgctaatcatatcaactatacgattcatgctcgacctttcggtctcatgtgttccgaggccatgtctgcacatgctaggctcgtcaagcttaacccgagtgttccgcgtgcgcaactgttttgcacccgttgtatgtgaacgttgagtctatgacacccgatcatcacgtggtgtctcgaaacgacgaactgtagcaacggtgcacagtcggggagaacacaatttcgtcttgaaattttagtgagagatcacctcataatgctaccgtcgttctaagcaaaataaggtgcataaaaggattaacatcacatgcaatttataagtgacatgatatggccatcatcacgtgcttcttgatctccatcaccaaagcaccggcacgatcttcttgtcatcggcgtcacaccatgatctccatcatcatgatctccatcaacgtgtcgccatcggggttgtcgtgctactcatgctattactactaaagctacgtcctagcaaaatagtaaacgcatctgcaagcacaaacgttagttataaagacaaccctatggctcctaccggttgccgtaccatcgacgtgcaagtcgatattatctattacaacatgatcatctcatacatccaatatatcacatcacatcgttggccatatcacatcacaagcataccctgcaaaaacaagttagacgtcctctaattttgttgttgcatgttttacgtggtgaccatgggtatctagtaggatcgcatcttacttacgcaaacaccacaacggagatatatgaattgctatttaacctcatccaaggacctcctcggtcaaatccgattcaactaaagttggagaaacctacacttgccagtcatctttgagcaacggggttactcgtagcgatgaaaccagtctctcgtaagcgtacgagtaatgtcggtccaagccgcttcaatccaacaataccgcggaatcaagaaaagactaaggagggcagcaaaacgcacatcaccgcccacaaaaacttttgtgttctactcgagaagacatctacgcatgaacctagctcatgatgccactgttggggaacgtcgcatgggaaacaaaaaatttcctacgcgcacgaagacctatcatggtgatgtccatctacgagaggggatgagtgatctacgtacccttgtagatcgtacagcagaagcgttagtgaacgcggttgatgtagtggaacgtcctcacgtccctcgatccgccccgcgaacaatcccgcgattagtcccacgatctagtaccgaacggacggcacctccgcgttcagcacacgtacagctcgacgatgatctcggccttcttgatccagcaagagagacggagaggtagaagagttctccggcagcgtgacggcgttccggaggttggtgatgaccttgtctcagcagggctccgcccgagctccgcagaaacgcgatctagaggaaaaactgtggaggtatgtggtcgggctgctgtggaaaagtcgtctcaaatcagccctaaaatctccgtatatataggtggaagggaggggaggaggcagcctcaaaacctaaaggtttggccgaaattggaggtggaggagtcctactccaatcctacttggagtaggattccaccttcccacttggaaactctttccaccttgtgttttttccttctcaaaccttatgggccttagtgggaacttattccagcccactaggggctggtttatctcttcccatagcccatgagaccccttggggcgtgacacccctcccgatggtccccggcacccctcccggcactcccggtacactaccgatgagcccgaaacttttccggtaatgcacgaaaaccttccggtaaccaaatgaggtcatcctatatatcaatcttcgttttcggaccattccggaaaccctcgtgatgtccgtgatctcatctgggactccgaacaacattcggtaaccaaccatataactcaaatacgcataaaacaacgtcgaaccttaagtgtgcagaccctgcgggttcgagaactatgtagacatgacctgagagactcctcggtcaatatccaatagcgggacttggatacccatattggatcctacatattctacgaagatcttatcgtttgaacctcagtgccaaggattcatataatcccgtatgtcattccctttgtccttcggtatgttacttgcccgagattcgatcgttagtatccgcatacctatttcaatctcgtttaccggcaagtctctttactcgttccgtaatacaagatcccgcaacttacattaagttacattgcttgcaaggcttgtctgtgatgttgtattaccgagtgggccccgagatacctctccgtcacacggagtgacaaatcccagtctcgatctatactaactcaacgaacaccttcggagatacctgtagagcatctttatagtcacccagttacgttgcgacgtttgatacacacaaagcattcctccggtgtccgtgagttatatgatctcatggtcataggaacaaatacttgacacgcagaaaacagtagcaacaaaatgacacgatcaacatgctacgtctattagtttgggtctagtccatcacatgattctcctaatgatgtgatcccgttatcaagtgacaacacttgcctatggccaggaaaccttgaccatcttcgatcaacgagctagtcaactagaggcttactagggacagtgttttgtctatatatccacacaattattgtgtttccaatcaatacaattatagcatggataatacacgattatcatgaactaagaaatataataataactgatttattattgcctctagggcatatttccaacagagctcGCTACTGCTATTGCAGGATAGTAGTAGCACTTGTCACGAAAGCACGCTATTGCTAACCTAGTTTTCAGTAGCGTCGTCTAtccgcgctactgctaaatgtTAGTTGTAGCGCTATAGTAGTAGCGCGGCTGTTCCCGTTACAGATAGGCTTCTGACCCACACTACTGCTAGGGTTTCTTCTAGTAGTGTGACCGACACCCcttatatccatctcaaatataagATGGATGTGGGGACGTCTGGACGTGCCCGGGCACGCCCGTCACGTCGGATCCGATAGCCCGACCCTAACTCAAATTGCAtcaaatcctccaaacccttcctcctccttccgccGCCCTCCAACATCTCTTGTGCCCGAATCCTCGTTGTCCACCACTCTTGCTCCCCTCCCCATCCTCACCACTGGTCCCGATCCACCGTCATGATGTCTTCCAGACCGTCCCCGACCTTAGGGCATAGGAGGCGGTGAGGGCAGCTGCGGCAGCGGATCATGCAGCCAGGATGTAGGTGGAGCACACAACCCGGATGCAGACAGAGCATGCGGCCCGGATGCAGGTGGAGCAGGACAAGCAGGACAAGCAGGAGGCATAGATTGCCGCGTCCGGTCCGTGATCCGACAAATACCCTTCTCGCTCGGACATTGATTTCATTCTGGCATGTCCAATTTGTTGAACTGTgatttgatttgttttgtttcgAACCGTTGAATTCAAACAATTTGTATCGAATGATCGACGTGCATGGATTTGAGGATTACATTTAAGGCATGTAAATCTACGACGTAATATGTAAGGGGTCGACGAACGATGCCCGTAGACGTACCCGAACGCGTTCATAAACATATAGAAGACCGGATTTACCAAGTCCATACTTACATGCTTAGACTTGCACCAAGCACCCATTAATGAGAGGCGTGATCGGACAACGTTGTCTGCTCCTCCCACCTATGAATGAGTATCAATAGTGTTGTTTGTGTTAATTTTCACCCATCAAGGATCAGGTGGGCACCAGCACTAGCAAACTGGAATGCCACCATTATCTTTTGGAATTTCACtaacaaaaaagaaagagaacGGGAGAGTAATTCCCTATATAGTTTTCTAGTAAAAAATTTAAGAACAACTATAACGCGCTAACCCATTTCATTTGCGTGTTTGCTTTTCATCCCAACGCGCCGACCTAAATAGGCACGCATCCGCTTGTTGTCCGTCTGGCGACCTACTCTTAACCCATTTTTAAGCCTGATTAGCGTCGGTGCAGACACGAAAGACGTGCGTGCCGCGCGCCAACTACTCCCTGTGGCCCATCAGTCGGTGACAAAGCATCATCATTTCCTTTCACTTTCCAAAATCCCTCTTGCCCGCTCGTCATGGACGACGACCTCAATGTCGCCgccggcctcgcctccctcgGCTCGTCCGGCATCACGGCCGCCACCTCTCGCAAAGGCAATCATCGCGCCCCCTGCAAGACCGCCACCacgtccaagaagaagaaggagcttacGTCCCCGAGGAGCAGGCCAGGGAGTCGGAGGCAAGCGGCGGACGCAAGGGACGAAGCAGCGGCCGCCATGGCCAAACCAAAAGCGCACTTCACACAAGCATCCATCGCTTCGGCACCAAAACTCTTTTAGTTGGTCGGTCGGTAGTGTTGTCGTCCTACTGGTTTCAATTCGTTCTTGTCTTCTTCATCCTTGTTCGATCTTGCGGCTGCACCATCAAGTCAAATCTGGCAGTCCTCAATCACGGTCTTGGCAGGGCAGAATTTAGGTTGAGCACGCCGACGGCGTTGGCGACCCGAACGGCGAGGAAGCAGAGGTACATGGCGAGCAGCCCGGCACCGAGCGTGGCGTCCAGCCTCACCCCCTCGCCGGCAGCACCGCCAGCGCCCATGCAAGCCCGGCCACCAGGAACGTCACCGTCACGTACGTCGACACCTCCACGGGGATCTCGTACGGCTCCGGGTACCGCGCCCCCGCCCCGAGTGCCATTGAGAGCCCCAGCCTCACCATCGTGTTGAACGCCAATCCCAAGTTTGCAACGCATGCATGTGTGTGTCGTCCACGCGATATTTTTTTACCTAAGAATCATCGTCATCATTCCATATTTGGTTGAGGAGGTGTTTGGTTTCAAGAGACTGAATTTTTTTAGTTCCAAAAACTTGAGTATAAGATTATAAGATTATAAAGTGAAGATTATAAGATTATAAGAATCATCGTCATCATTCCATATTGAGTATAAGATTATAAAGTGAAGCCTGGATGAATTTCAACAAAAGTTGTGCTCTTCAAAAAGTTTGTGGTATTATAGACTGAAGTTTTGCAGGGATCTCCTTCGTGCCACAAAGAAAAACGGAATCTTCGCCGGGCGTTCCCGCGAGTCGTCCATTGAATCGTCCTCCTCTGTCGTTAGAACCTGCCGGTACACAAAACGACTCGCCACCGATATTTTTTAGAGCTGAAAACATAATAATGACAATAAAAAAGAGTCCTTTTAGATATTGCGGTCCTGTCCAAAACGTGTAACGCACTGCTAACCAAGCGAACATCTTGAAGTTAAGTGGCGGCCAACACTCCCAAATGCAGGGGGACAGCAGCAGCACGAAAACCAACACGACGTTACAAAAAGACTTTTCTCCCGTTTTATAAATAAAACAAATCACCAAAACTCAATATCCAACAACATTCACAACACAAACGCAGGCACACACGCCGCACGCAAAGTAGTATAAACACAAGGTACGTACAGAGGTCTGCTGAGGGCACAACTCAACAAGCCCGAAGAAACCAAAAACACAGATGGCGACGAACATGCAGCGTGTACCCTAATCCAGCTCAGGTGCTGGACGAGGAAGCAGCGCGTCAAGCGAAGAGCCATCGCACGATGATGGgcaatgatgttgttgatggtgCCGCGGTCTCGCGAGCGGCTAAGCGGCCGCCAAAGCTGCATAGAACAACCCATTTTAAACACTGTGTTAGTAGTACGTCGCAGAGGTAAACATTGAATCACAAGCTTATTCTGAAGTGTCCACGGCGTCCAGACAAGCACCCGACAGTCAGTCACCTAGTGTGGCGGATAGTCAAAGGCAAAGCCTAGAGTTTGGCGAAGAGGTCGGGCAAGTTGTTGTGGCACTAAGATCCGACGACCACTTTGCGGAAACAACTCCAATGAAATTGTGTGGATACACAGGAGAAGAAGATGTGGTTCGAGTCTTGCTCCGTCCCACAGAGCGGACACAGGCCATTCCCAGCTCCATTTCGTTTGAGCACCTCAACACCTGAGGGGACGCGACCACGGATTCATTGTCACGAATGGCTGCCGAAAGGCGAGGCGTCCTAAGTCAATAAGGGCTACCTCAACGGAGAAAGCCAACACGACCTTCCAAATATCAGACCTTCTCAACACTCTGCTTTTGCAAGGTGTTTAGGCATGGGTGCTAATGGGGGCTTTCAATCGCTCAATGTGGGATGTGGGGTCGAACTCTGAGAGGCCAGGAACTGAAACATGAACTGTTCCATCGGAATCTCCATCACCACGTACATATGGCCCGCCCTGATGCTCACAAACTCGTTCCCTGAAGGAAAAAATATATTGCAGTTTATATACAACATCATGGAGCCACCATGGGTTCGTGCAGAGACGAATGAGAAATTACAGTGAAAAGTATTACACTTTATTGGAAAAAAGGCAAAGAATATTAGAAAGGTAATTTTTTTTTTGTACCAAGCAGTACTACTTTATCAGAGAAATTCAATgcagcaaaaattcaaaaaaactgTACAAGCACTTGATTAGCAGAGAAACTGAATCGACTGAAACTGATTAACACATAGATTTGTTTCTACAGAGAAATATTCCATCGAAGTGCCATGAACAAGCAGAAAACTTCAGACATAGTACAAGTCCGAATGCTCCAGGCAACcgattaggctggttgtaatgggtagtatcatatactagtatcatgcatatgatactagtgtatgataccacatttgtaatgcatagtatcatatgttagtatcatagtgtagtttatttattgtCATACAAGACAtacagtagcacatcatttaatatgatacggtatcatgatatgatactcaaccctttctttcgtcatttaattctatgccacctcatcaaaaatgcctagttgacatgtatgatactacctatgatactatcATTACGGGCAGCCTTAGAAAGCAGTACATGAGGCAACCAATTAGAGATAAACTTCTAAAAATTATCATGTGCATTGCGCTCTATAGAACATAAGGGAGTGGTACATCTTAGAGTACAAGATTATTTACAAACTAAAGTTTTGCAAGAATTTACACGATTGATTTAGTCCAGATAACAAACCCATCATGCAACAACAAAGAAACTAATTAACTCATCGTGATCGCAGAAAGAAGTTCATAGTATTCAGCAAAAGACATCTATGATTACAGTCCAGAAGAATACTAGTAAAGAATTGTAAAATCTTACATGTATCAGGATAATCTAACAACACAAAAGTCTTGCATATACCACAATAATTACGCCATATATGTATCAGAAGAACTAAACATCTTCATCTTTATTTAGAGGTATATAAACAAGGCACACGAGATGCTGCTTAAGATCTTCCTCACCCAGGTTAACAGTCCAGAGCACACACACTGGCTCCTTCAGAACAACAATGCTTATTCTGCAGCTGTGTTCTTTGCGAACCTTGCCCACTTCACAACTACAAATACATAGACTTGATCGTACGCCTTGTCAAAGAGCCGAAAGTAAGGAATTCTCCATTTCCTCTTGAACAACAGTGCACAAAACACCATCCAGAGCCCCGCCACAAATCCCAACACCAGACCGAAATAAAAGGTCAGTGGCTCAAATTCTTGCTTGCTGCTTCCGAGATCACCATGGATGATGAAAGAATCATTTCCTGGACAATTATTTTGGAGAGGAGGGCCACAGAGTTCACTGTTGCCGATGTACATAAGTGAAGGGTTGTCCAAATTGAGGGTGTCAAGTTGGCGGCCAGAGGGTATCCTTCCAGATAAATTGTTGTAGGACAGGTTCAAGGCCTCCAGAGATGTCAGATTTGACAAGCTTGACGGAATTCCACCAGAGAGCTTGTTCCCAGAGAGGTCAAGAGATACCAGTGACTGCATGGCCCCAATTATGTTTGGGATTTTTCCACTCAATTTGTTTGAtgataaattcaaattcatcaatGCAGCAAGAGAAGTGATCTCTGTAGGGATTTCGCCAGTCAATGAGTTACCTGATAAATCAATGCTCACAAAATATTCAAGTGTTCTACCATACATAAGTTGTTGTCCTTTTGTAACTACTGACAATATTTGTCCAAGGTATTCAGTTCCCGTCCCGAGCAAGCGTCCAATTCGCAGATCAGACATAGGCATGCCTTCCATTTGTTCTTTTGTCATAAGTGTTAGGTTCGATAGATGCCAAGGTATTGCACCGGAGATATTGTTGCATGATAGATCCAAGTATTTTAGATTCGTAAGCCATGTCATCTCTACAGGAATATTATCAGAAAATGCATTGTGGCTCAGTAGTACAAAATGTAATTGACTTAGATCTCCTATCCATGTAGGCAATCTTCCAGATAACTTGTTCCATGCAAGATCCAAGAACTTCATGTTTGCGTTATTCTGCAAAAATGATGGGAATTTTCCTGATAAACTGTTGTTACCGAGCAGAAAAAATTGCATTTGTTGAATGCCAAAACATTGTGGAATTTGACCCTCTAAAAAATTGTTCGACAAATCCAGATACACTAACTGTTGCAGTTTGCAAACAGATTTTGGAATGTACCCACCAATTCGATTTGAATAGACAAGCAATATTTGAAGTTGCGAGGCTTCAAAATTTGATGGTATTACTCCTGAAAAGTTATTGTTGGAGATGTCTAATATAGTGATATTTGTCAGCAACGAAGGTATTGAGCCGGTGAGCTGGTTTGAACTTAGGTAGAGTTCTTCCAAAGCCATGCCATCCAGATGTGCCGGCAAGCTACCCCTTATCTGATTGTTGGATATGTTCAGATGTGTTGCATGTGAAAATGTATACCAAAACCAGTCAGGAAACTTGTCCTCTAAACCGGTGCTTGAAATGACAAGTGAATCAATTTCCCGCAGCTGCTGAAGCCAAGCTGGAAAGAGAGGACCCATCTGGCATGATGCAAAATCTGCAGACTGAAGCCTAAAGGGAGAACGCCAATCTGAATCCAGTACAATCTTCAAATTATTGGATGACAAGTCTATGTACTTCAAACTTTTTAGATTTGCAAAGTGTTCTTCCATGATCCAACCACTAAGGTCGTTGTTGCTTAGATTCAGATCAACAAGATCCTCCAAAGAACCCAATGCAGTGGTTACACTTCCATTGAGGTGATTACTGGAGAGGGCTAGTAAGATTAAGCTAGTTGAATGCATAACCTCTGGTGGTATAGGTCCAGTAATTTTGTTCTCTGCAAGATTAAGGTAAATCAAACGCTTCAATTTTCCAAGCTCGGACGGTATAATTCCAGTCAGGTTGTTGCGGCTTATGTCCAAATAAGTCAGCGCAGTAAGGTCGCCAATttcagttggaatatttccattgAGTAGATTCCAGTcgagatcaaggatggttaaacgCGCCAAATTCCTAAACCCTGGCGGTATAGGTCCAACAAGGTTGTTGCATGACAGGTCAAGCATGCTCAAGCTCCTGAATTCCCCTATAAAATTTGGCAGGGCCCCGGTGAATTCGTTTCCATGCAAATTCAGCTCTATCAATTTCCCCCGTGCGCATCGCGGCAATCCCTTCATCAAGACCACTATATCTCCAATCATATTATTTTTAGAGAGATCGAGGATTTCCAAAGAGCAAAGATTTTTAAAGTTTCCAGTCTTGTTCAGATTGGTAGCTGACACATCAAGAACCTTGAGTGACGTCATGTTTCCTAGTGCATCGGGAAGTTTGCCGAACAACCAATTCGCACGGAAGTTAAGACGAAGACTGAGGTATTTGAGGCTCGTCACATTCCAAAACCAACTTGATGCAATTGAGTGGCCTAAATTATTCTCGGACAGATCAAGCTTCTCAAGTTTTGTGAGGTTCAGGTAGTGAAGCGATTGGCTTGCAGTATCAAGTGAACATTCAACAAGACTGACAGCCCTTAGAGATGGAATCATATTCAACGTACCAGGCCAGTCATCCACCCTTGAGAGATTTATTGTGCTCATCCTAAGGTACTGCAGCAATGGGAG
This region includes:
- the LOC123399357 gene encoding receptor-like protein EIX2, with product MHQTTYLLFTIQLLFIILSITSFSQVMHALALQPQLSHAHGHGNGCIPAERAALLAFHKGITSDNAGILASWHGQDCCRWKGVSCSNRTGHVIKLHLRNTSPDLDTYGCGDDHHSLADTIVETDTYHACSDAKSLFGEISPSLLSLNHLEHMDLSMNCLLGTNSRIPRFLSSMKNLRYLNLCGMSFTGRVPSQLGNLSKLQHLDLGQGYSGMYSTDITWLTKLPLLQYLRMSTINLSRVDDWPGTLNMIPSLRAVSLVECSLDTASQSLHYLNLTKLEKLDLSENNLGHSIASSWFWNVTSLKYLSLRLNFRANWLFGKLPDALGNMTSLKVLDVSATNLNKTGNFKNLCSLEILDLSKNNMIGDIVVLMKGLPRCARGKLIELNLHGNEFTGALPNFIGEFRSLSMLDLSCNNLVGPIPPGFRNLARLTILDLDWNLLNGNIPTEIGDLTALTYLDISRNNLTGIIPSELGKLKRLIYLNLAENKITGPIPPEVMHSTSLILLALSSNHLNGSVTTALGSLEDLVDLNLSNNDLSGWIMEEHFANLKSLKYIDLSSNNLKIVLDSDWRSPFRLQSADFASCQMGPLFPAWLQQLREIDSLVISSTGLEDKFPDWFWYTFSHATHLNISNNQIRGSLPAHLDGMALEELYLSSNQLTGSIPSLLTNITILDISNNNFSGVIPSNFEASQLQILLVYSNRIGGYIPKSVCKLQQLVYLDLSNNFLEGQIPQCFGIQQMQFFLLGNNSLSGKFPSFLQNNANMKFLDLAWNKLSGRLPTWIGDLSQLHFVLLSHNAFSDNIPVEMTWLTNLKYLDLSCNNISGAIPWHLSNLTLMTKEQMEGMPMSDLRIGRLLGTGTEYLGQILSVVTKGQQLMYGRTLEYFVSIDLSGNSLTGEIPTEITSLAALMNLNLSSNKLSGKIPNIIGAMQSLVSLDLSGNKLSGGIPSSLSNLTSLEALNLSYNNLSGRIPSGRQLDTLNLDNPSLMYIGNSELCGPPLQNNCPGNDSFIIHGDLGSSKQEFEPLTFYFGLVLGFVAGLWMVFCALLFKRKWRIPYFRLFDKAYDQVYVFVVVKWARFAKNTAAE